Proteins encoded by one window of Alphaproteobacteria bacterium:
- a CDS encoding integrase core domain-containing protein: protein GCDQVNVRHRPRLLSDNGSSYIATELAEWLDDNGMDHVRGAPYHPQTQGKIERWHQTLKNRILLGNYFLPGDLKGQIGRFISHYNHHRYHESLQNLTPADVYFGRGDQILQQRERIKEKTINQRRLQHRKQAA, encoded by the coding sequence CTGGATGCGATCAGGTCAACGTTCGACATCGACCGCGATTGCTATCTGACAATGGGTCCAGTTACATCGCAACTGAACTGGCCGAATGGCTCGATGACAACGGCATGGATCATGTTCGTGGGGCTCCATACCATCCCCAGACCCAAGGCAAGATCGAGCGGTGGCATCAGACCTTGAAGAACCGCATCCTTCTGGGAAACTACTTCTTGCCCGGTGATCTAAAGGGCCAGATTGGCAGGTTCATCAGCCACTACAATCATCACAGATACCATGAGAGCTTACAAAATCTCACCCCGGCTGACGTCTACTTCGGACGCGGGGATCAAATCCTCCAACAAAGAGAAAGGATCAAGGAAAAAACAATCAACCAACGACGCTTGCAGCACCGAAAGCAAGCCGCTTAA
- the alaS gene encoding alanine--tRNA ligase: MASVSTNDIRKAFLDYFAANDHEIVASGPLVPHNDPTLLFTNAGMVQFKNAFTGVEHRDYSRATTSQKCVRAGGKHNDLNNVGFTARHHTFFEMMGNFSFGDYFKDLAIELAWNLVTRDYGLDKDRLWATVYHTDDEAYDIWRKVSGLPEGRIIRIPTSDNFWAMGDTGPCGPCSEIFYDHGPGIAGGPPGSADQDGDRYVEIWNLVFMQYEQRTINERIDLPRPSIDTGMGLERIAAVMQNKHDNYDTDLFATLINAIADCAHSDPAGEHGASHRVIADHLRASCFLLADGVMPSNEGRGYVLRRIMRRAMRHAHLMGIREPLMWQLVPTLVGEMGQAFPELCRAESLIGETLKLEETRFRETLERGLGLLAKETDKLREDEPLPGEIAFKLYDTYGFPLDLTEDALRAEGRSVAQSGFDAAMARQRETARATWKGSGEAATEEVWFTLRDEVGTSEFLGYEAHRADAAVTAIVVDGQATDRALEGQTVSLLANQTPFYGESGGQVGDRGTLRGTGGLEVRLDDTQRKLDDMVIHQGVVITGSLRKGDEVTLTIDENRRAALQRNHSATHLLHAALRNHLGDHVTQKGSLVAPERLRFDISHPKGMSAEEQAAVEVEVNRQVLANTTVTMLVTSPEQAVEAGALALFGEKYGERVRVVTMGSDSKPFSVELCGGTHVGRTGDIGLFKIISEGAVAAGIRRIEALTGEGALAYVNRQEQALRDATGALKIAPAELAERIAGLLDERKRLERELANARRALATSGGGSGAAGIKDVAGISLVARQLEGVPAKDLRGMADSMKKELSSGVVAVVAVADGKAAVVVGVTDDLTDRLDAVSLVRAASEALGGRGGGGRADLAQAGGPDASAAPAALAAIEAAMASAAGQ, translated from the coding sequence ATGGCGAGCGTCAGCACCAACGATATCCGCAAAGCCTTTCTCGACTATTTTGCCGCTAATGATCACGAGATCGTGGCGTCAGGACCGCTGGTGCCACACAACGACCCGACCCTGCTCTTCACCAATGCCGGCATGGTGCAGTTCAAGAACGCCTTCACAGGCGTCGAGCATCGCGACTACAGCCGCGCCACCACGAGCCAGAAATGCGTGCGTGCCGGCGGCAAGCATAATGACCTCAACAATGTCGGCTTCACTGCCCGCCACCACACCTTCTTCGAGATGATGGGAAATTTTTCGTTCGGCGACTATTTCAAAGATCTCGCCATCGAGCTGGCCTGGAACTTGGTGACGCGCGACTATGGCCTCGACAAGGATCGCCTCTGGGCCACAGTCTACCACACTGACGATGAGGCCTACGACATTTGGCGCAAGGTCTCGGGCCTGCCGGAAGGGCGTATCATCCGCATCCCCACCTCCGATAACTTTTGGGCTATGGGCGATACCGGCCCCTGCGGCCCCTGCTCTGAAATTTTTTACGACCACGGCCCTGGCATAGCCGGCGGCCCACCCGGCTCGGCGGACCAGGACGGCGACCGTTACGTGGAGATCTGGAACCTCGTCTTCATGCAATACGAACAGCGCACGATAAACGAGCGCATCGATCTGCCACGCCCCTCCATCGACACCGGCATGGGGCTCGAGCGCATCGCTGCTGTCATGCAGAACAAGCATGACAATTACGACACCGACCTGTTCGCAACCTTGATTAACGCCATCGCCGATTGTGCCCACAGCGACCCGGCGGGAGAGCACGGCGCCTCCCACCGCGTGATCGCCGATCACCTGCGCGCCTCCTGTTTTTTACTGGCCGATGGCGTCATGCCGTCGAACGAGGGTCGCGGCTACGTGCTCAGGCGGATTATGCGTCGGGCCATGCGCCATGCCCACCTCATGGGCATCCGCGAGCCACTTATGTGGCAACTGGTACCGACTCTGGTCGGCGAAATGGGACAGGCCTTTCCCGAGCTTTGTCGCGCCGAATCCTTAATCGGGGAGACCCTCAAGCTCGAGGAGACACGTTTCCGCGAAACCCTGGAGCGGGGCTTAGGCCTGCTAGCCAAGGAAACAGATAAGCTTAGGGAAGACGAGCCGCTTCCCGGCGAGATCGCCTTCAAGCTTTACGATACCTACGGCTTTCCCCTCGACTTGACCGAGGATGCGCTGCGTGCCGAGGGCCGCAGCGTCGCGCAATCCGGTTTCGATGCCGCCATGGCGCGCCAGCGCGAGACTGCCCGCGCCACCTGGAAGGGTTCCGGCGAGGCAGCTACCGAAGAGGTCTGGTTCACGCTTCGCGATGAGGTCGGCACCAGCGAGTTCCTCGGTTACGAAGCGCACCGTGCTGACGCCGCCGTCACCGCGATCGTCGTCGACGGCCAAGCAACCGATAGAGCTTTAGAGGGCCAAACCGTTAGCCTACTCGCAAACCAGACACCTTTCTATGGTGAGTCTGGTGGCCAGGTTGGTGATCGCGGTACCCTCCGAGGGACCGGCGGCCTCGAAGTGCGCCTCGACGACACCCAGCGTAAGCTTGACGACATGGTGATCCACCAGGGCGTGGTCATCACGGGCAGCCTGCGCAAAGGCGATGAGGTGACACTGACCATCGACGAAAACCGCCGGGCTGCCCTACAGCGGAATCATTCGGCAACCCATCTGTTGCACGCAGCACTGCGTAACCACCTCGGCGACCATGTGACGCAAAAGGGCTCTCTCGTAGCACCCGAGCGGCTACGCTTCGATATCAGCCATCCCAAAGGGATGAGCGCCGAGGAGCAGGCAGCAGTCGAGGTCGAGGTCAACCGTCAGGTGCTGGCAAACACCACCGTCACGATGCTCGTCACTAGCCCTGAGCAGGCGGTCGAGGCCGGTGCGCTGGCTTTGTTCGGTGAGAAATACGGTGAGCGCGTGCGCGTCGTGACCATGGGCAGTGACAGCAAGCCGTTCTCGGTCGAGCTGTGCGGCGGCACCCATGTCGGGCGCACGGGCGACATAGGGCTGTTCAAAATCATCAGCGAAGGCGCAGTCGCGGCTGGCATCCGCCGCATCGAGGCGCTGACCGGCGAAGGCGCCCTAGCCTACGTCAATCGGCAGGAGCAAGCCCTGCGCGATGCCACAGGCGCGCTCAAGATCGCACCCGCGGAACTTGCAGAGCGTATCGCCGGGCTGCTCGACGAACGTAAGCGCCTGGAGCGCGAGCTGGCCAACGCCCGCCGCGCCCTGGCCACTAGCGGTGGCGGGAGCGGCGCCGCCGGTATCAAGGACGTGGCCGGCATCTCGCTCGTCGCCCGTCAGCTTGAAGGCGTGCCCGCCAAGGACCTGCGCGGCATGGCCGACTCCATGAAAAAGGAGCTCAGCAGCGGTGTGGTCGCGGTGGTCGCCGTGGCGGACGGCAAGGCCGCAGTCGTGGTCGGCGTGACGGACGATCTCACCGATCGCCTGGATGCGGTCTCGCTGGTGCGCGCAGCGTCAGAGGCGCTTGGCGGCAGGGGCGGCGGCGGCCGAGCTGATCTCGCCCAGGCGGGCGGGCCGGACGCCTCGGCCGCCCCAGCCGCCCTTGCCGCTATCGAGGCCGCCATGGCCAGCGCCGCGGGCCAGTGA
- a CDS encoding rhodanese-like domain-containing protein, protein MNRAYFCAVRLWLAGLILAFPAAGLAAPAPPIVDVTWLQQHLCSSSIVVLDLRRSVRNFAAQHVPCSVHSDYYGGGWRASRDGVENMVPPVAHLEALIGGLGIGNDNHVVLVTAAVDMFSAAELARVYFIFRYLGHGAVSILDGGMDAWTAEWDNDVEVGEAEPVPIVFSARPRSDMVASKAEVHAAMASGKTLVDMRNNDHYLGINSTHVVVRSGTIPGAANLPMTWLTVNEGLRFRAPTQLRMLWTLAGLNPESPQILFCNSGLESAVGWLALGAQLGNSAVKLYDGSLAEWSADPSLPMTAAVALD, encoded by the coding sequence GTGAACAGAGCGTACTTTTGCGCCGTGCGGCTTTGGCTTGCCGGCCTGATTCTTGCTTTCCCTGCCGCCGGGCTTGCCGCGCCGGCCCCGCCGATTGTCGATGTGACCTGGCTGCAACAGCATCTTTGCAGCAGCAGCATCGTTGTGCTTGATCTGCGCCGCTCTGTGCGCAATTTTGCCGCCCAGCATGTGCCGTGTAGCGTGCACAGTGACTACTATGGCGGCGGCTGGCGCGCGAGCCGCGATGGTGTCGAGAACATGGTGCCCCCCGTGGCGCACTTAGAGGCGCTGATCGGCGGCCTGGGCATCGGCAACGACAACCACGTAGTGCTGGTAACAGCTGCCGTCGATATGTTCTCAGCCGCCGAGCTAGCGCGGGTCTACTTCATCTTTCGTTATCTCGGCCACGGGGCGGTCTCGATCCTAGACGGGGGTATGGACGCCTGGACCGCTGAGTGGGACAACGACGTCGAAGTAGGCGAAGCCGAGCCCGTGCCAATCGTCTTCAGCGCCCGGCCGCGATCTGACATGGTAGCAAGCAAAGCTGAGGTACACGCGGCCATGGCAAGCGGAAAAACTCTAGTTGATATGCGAAATAACGACCATTACCTCGGCATCAATTCGACCCACGTCGTAGTGCGTTCCGGCACCATCCCCGGCGCCGCCAACTTGCCCATGACTTGGCTAACCGTGAATGAGGGCCTACGCTTTCGCGCGCCGACGCAATTGCGCATGCTTTGGACCCTTGCCGGCCTTAATCCAGAGAGTCCGCAAATCCTGTTCTGCAACTCAGGCCTCGAAAGCGCCGTCGGCTGGCTCGCCCTCGGCGCCCAGCTGGGCAATAGCGCGGTCAAGCTCTACGATGGCTCTCTCGCCGAATGGTCCGCCGACCCCAGCCTGCCGATGACGGCGGCGGTCGCTCTCGACTAA
- the recA gene encoding recombinase RecA produces the protein MSNPTLRVVEKDSMDKQKALDAALSQIERAFGKGSVMKLGNSDAVVETEAISTGSLGLDIGLGIGGLPRGRVVEIYGPESSGKTTLALHVIAEAQAGGGTCAFIDAEHALDPVYARKLGVDIDELLISQPDAGEQALEIADTLVRSGAIDVLVVDSVAALTPRAELEGEMGDSHVGLQARLMSQALRKLTGSIARSRTMVIFINQIRMKIGVMYGSPETTTGGNALKFYASVRLDIRRIGAIKDRDEVVGNQTRVKVVKNKVAPPFKVVEFDIMYGEGISKMGELIDLGVKAGVVEKAGSWYSYDSQRIGQGRENAKQFLHDTPEVAMQIEQTIRQAAGLIAENLDGQPLDDKEAAESA, from the coding sequence ATGTCGAATCCAACCTTGAGGGTCGTCGAGAAGGACTCGATGGATAAACAGAAAGCCTTGGACGCGGCGCTGTCGCAGATCGAACGGGCCTTCGGCAAAGGCTCGGTGATGAAGCTCGGCAATAGTGACGCCGTGGTCGAGACTGAGGCAATCTCAACCGGCTCTCTGGGACTCGATATAGGACTCGGCATCGGTGGCCTGCCGCGTGGCCGGGTGGTCGAGATCTACGGCCCCGAAAGCTCTGGCAAGACCACGCTGGCTTTACATGTCATAGCCGAAGCTCAAGCCGGAGGTGGCACCTGCGCTTTCATCGACGCGGAGCACGCGCTCGATCCCGTCTATGCGCGCAAGCTCGGCGTCGATATCGACGAGCTGCTGATCTCCCAGCCCGATGCCGGCGAGCAAGCGCTGGAGATCGCCGACACTCTGGTGCGCTCCGGTGCCATCGACGTGCTGGTGGTGGACAGCGTCGCGGCTTTGACGCCCCGTGCCGAGCTTGAGGGCGAGATGGGCGATTCCCATGTCGGTCTGCAGGCGCGCCTGATGAGCCAAGCGCTGCGCAAGCTTACCGGCTCCATCGCACGCTCGCGCACCATGGTCATCTTCATCAACCAGATCCGCATGAAGATCGGCGTCATGTATGGCAGCCCCGAGACCACCACCGGCGGTAACGCGCTCAAGTTCTATGCCTCAGTGCGCCTCGACATCCGCCGCATCGGCGCCATCAAGGACCGCGACGAGGTGGTCGGCAACCAGACCCGCGTCAAGGTCGTGAAGAACAAGGTGGCGCCGCCTTTCAAAGTCGTCGAATTCGACATCATGTATGGCGAGGGCATCTCCAAGATGGGCGAGTTGATCGATCTCGGCGTCAAAGCCGGCGTGGTCGAGAAGGCGGGCTCCTGGTACTCCTATGATAGCCAGCGCATCGGTCAAGGCCGCGAGAATGCCAAGCAGTTCCTACACGACACGCCCGAGGTGGCGATGCAGATCGAGCAGACCATACGCCAGGCTGCAGGCCTGATTGCCGAGAACCTCGACGGCCAGCCCCTCGATGATAAAGAGGCCGCCGAAAGCGCCTAA